The Punica granatum isolate Tunisia-2019 unplaced genomic scaffold, ASM765513v2 Contig00637, whole genome shotgun sequence DNA segment GTTGAGATGAGAATAGCCGCGGAGCGGAGGTGAGGAGTGGCTTGCTTCTCCTTCACTATTTATAAAAAGCACACAAAGAGGGGAAAGGAAGGAGATTTGATcgaatgagagagagagagagagagagagagagagagagagaagagagtcAGTCCTTATCTGATTCtgaataataaatgaaattgaaacaGGGTTGTACATGTGTGAATGTCTGACGTGGTAAAGTGCTATTTTTAACGACCAGTTCCTTCTTCCTTATCCGCCCTCTGGTTTCTTTTGGTTTTGGGTCAAAAAAGTCAGAATTGAGGACTCTTCTTCTGCCGATTACTTGGGGCGAGCATATATTTGTAGCGTATCCTTCCCACCTTACCCTTTTATTCTCTTCTTATTCTTAATTCTCTTGTAAAATGAATCTGATATATGAAGGTAAAAATAATTCCGTCTTGTCGATTTAATCAGGATGCGACTTTctcattcattttcattttccgtGACATCTTCGTTCATCACATTCTGAAATATCCTTGACAGGTTTGTAGTTTCGATCCGTATATAAATGCTCAACCGACTGTGTTCAACTGACTATgatattcagcaaaaaaaaaactgactATGAGATTGTCATAGCAAGCCAATACTAGCTAACGAGCGAGGTAAATCCAGTCTAAgctaatcttttttttaccGCGTATTttaatctaatctaatctaattaACCGGACTAATTTGGGTGTGCTTTTTCTGTCtaggactatatatatatagtggcTAGGCTATCCATTCAAAACCTGTAAGACATTGCCACCACTAATTTAGCCTTTTCCCATGGCAAATGAATTGGCCCACTACAATTATTAAACCAATCTCTTCTCATGTCCTTGTCAATAtatgattgaaaaaataaaacccCCCCTGGTTTCACTTTTCGTATAaacttatatattaaataaataaatttaataaaaatacgGCCGATCCTTCTagttataaataatttgaaaccCAACGTTGTATCAATATTCCGTTTTTGTATCTTTTAAcccaaatatatatgcatataacaTGGTTCTTGTATTCGCGTGAATTTGTCTTTCATGCCAAGCTGAGCCAAGGTTCTTTCTCACCGTTTGGTCAAGCTCAACGCTTTCAGACTTCccacataaaatattttcatcgccctaatatttttatatatatatatatattatatatatttaatttaatgagCATTAATTAGATGCTCGCGCACTAATCAGCCTATAGATCGgtcaataatttaattataagttCTTAAGTGCACATCAACGTTTACATGCATGTCCCTCTTAtcgtgattaattaattcaagaaAAAAGGAGTCCCAAGAATACGATATGATATTGGACAAGAATAAGATACCTACCTTCAATATATACTCGCCTTTAGAAGTTTGTGAATACATATACAACCGATGCAATTACCACCAAAAGTAGTCCAATCACAAAAAAAGCTAAATGGTATCTGTATCgagcatatataatataatatatatatatatatatagatatagatatgctAATGATTTTATTGgtcatatattaattatatgcaAGGCATGGCTTGATATGTACGAAGATTAGGTAGTGCGCGAAATATTGGAAATTCCTGTCATGGAAATGAAGTTGCAAATGGGGAACCGTCTGTGAAGTGAACGACAATTGAAAAGTCAAAAACTGGGACAGCATACAGGAGGAGGACTTCTTGAAATGAAATGACGTGCTTCTTACGTGGCCAATAATTCTTATCGGGCGACTGCGATCACACGCTCACCCACTGACACCgacagacaaaaaaaaaaaaacatatcgaaaaacaaataataataatgagtAGGAAAAGACGATTTATACTGCAACCTAAGAATAATTTATAGGACGGGAGATGAATTTATTAGCAATCCTTCTTTCTCGAATGTACATCGAGGgtggttttctttttgtgtTGAGATAGCTACAGCCCTCCTCTTCTGAAAAACTCGGCTATTCCTCTCTCTCCAAACCTAACACGATCATAACAAATGGAGCACAACAGAATCAAGCTTTTTTCCTCTAAAGAGGCTCACCCAAGCAAGCTTCCAATGCCAGTCCTGCACATCCTTCCAGATTCCCATTCTACTCAACAAACTCTTTCATAAAGTCTTTGTAtgtattaacaaaaaaaaaaaaaaaaaagaaatatgctATCTAGTCTCTAATTCAAGCCCGCAAAATTCACAGTCAGGAGCAACATCAGGTAAATCCCAAGCAACCAATGTATCTTTAGTATATAGCATATCGCGCAATGCTAAATCTACCGGAATATTGTGCTTCAGACACAATGGCATGTCTGTAAATCTCCCAACAAAAATGGGGCAATATATATTCACGAGGGATTCGGCATCCTCCGATTAGGGGGAAAAAGTATTTTTCCGAGCTGAAAACGTCGCGTTTTGATGAGAGCGTGCAGAGGAGTGGataaggaggaggaggaggaggaggaggaggacgaggAGGACCCTTGACTCCTTCCACGTGGCGGCCATGCAATGGCTGCAAGATATGTAAAAATTTGGAAGAGCTCCTCCAGTCCCGTGATCCTGAAAGGAGACGCTCTTATATCTAagtattgattgattgatatatatatatatatatatatgttacaaGCTAATGAGAATTTGATTTATACctattaatttttagaatCTCGACAGGAAAAACTAATCATTATTGacatgaataaaataatttgtgTCATAATCCGAAAAGTGGAAGAGAGAAATCGAAAGCATTTGTCATtaaaattttccctttttggtGAAATAAACGGGACTAAAgactataaaataaaatggagaGCTATAAATAAAGGCACGTGCCGTAATAAACACCCTGCCCGGGCTGTTCGAAACCGTGAGAAGGATATGCATGATTAGTTTGAAAGGACCGAAATAGCCCATCTCGGTCTCGCCACGCCACCAATAGATCCACTTTTTAACCTTTTCTTTGTTCTTCTCTCTTTGGCTTCGATGTATCCTTTTCGTTTGTTGCCGACCTGAACCAAGAACCCCCTCTATTGAGCTGACACGTATTTTCATATGTTGTTTCCTTTCACTCGTAAAATAATTTGCTGTGCGGCGAGTGAGTAAGATTTCGCTTGGGAATTAAGGAATTCCAAGTTGGACATAAGTTAAAGGGAGTACTTGCTTTTCTTTATAagctattataattttttcggtgtgaatctTGATATTCGAAAACTCAATCGGACCCCGATTAATACAATCGAGCATGATCGACTcactaaagggtaaaactctttcGGCATGAATTTTATGCGTTCACAAGAattcgaactcgagaccttatttaaggggaACATCAgttgaaccgcttgaaccaacccaagTTAATATAAGTTAttacaattttcatttcattatattacgccATATAAGCGTCTCTTggaattagaaaaaaaaaaaaattctggcGCGACTATAATCAGTAGGCAAATCTTgggcaaaagaagaaaaaaaaaatcattagcCAAATCAAATGTGAATAAAAAGAGCTAATCATcaaatcaacaaaaaaaaaaagactcaaTTTTATCTCCCTAATTAGCCTTAGAAATTGAGTTCTTCTCTTCTATCTAATATACATGTAAATATTAATCAGcaaatcaaaatttcattCCCTCCCTCCACAGAGAAGCGCCCGATATTTCCTTCcctattttgaaattaattgagTGGTTGCCAAAATAAGGCACAATTTCCATATTCAAAATATAATGGGCACGCAATTGAATACATAGAAAACGTTTTTCACGATATTTAAGAGCCAGTCAACACAGTAACGGAATTTCACATACACTACCAACCGACCCACCATCCTCCCCGATTCAGCTCGAATTTATGGGCTTGTGAAGTTCGCTAATCTAGAATGGGCTATCATATCTATCAATTATCGACTGCGATCCACCCTAgccaaaaagggaaaataaataaaaaggttgATAAAAAACTATcgggaaaataaataaataaataaatagataaatagataaagaACTATCTCAATCTACTTGGCAAAACAATGAAGACAATAAAGGCAACTTGCCAGGGGTCTATATTTTGGAATTTTTGGTCTAGTTTCCCATAATTtggagaggaaaagaaaatccatTAATGCATGCAATGCCGATGTACAACACTACACTATAAACTATAAATCtttgagaagaaaaaggagTAAACCATAAATCTGCATTATTATATTGTAGCTTTACCATTATAATGAAGAttattatgcatatatatataaagtaaaaaataattcacccagacaaaaaaaaaagtaaaaaaaaaaacgaataaagaaaagaaaaggaaagcgCATCAAATTCATGATATTCACaattaaggggaaaaaaaggaaaagacatTATATACCTCTTCAATCTTGTCTATGGCGCGATtgttttcttaaatttatccaatctcattttgatttttatgagAATTTTGTTAGATTTAGAgaaattatgatttatttttgtctTTATCTAATAGTtataactaattaaataaataaggtGAATAGTTTTCTTATGGAAAGAAAGTGATTgaatttttaagaattttatttcttttttatttttgttccgTAAAATTGGAGAACAGATAAGAGTAGGGTTTTACGAGAATATCAAAtcattatagaaaaaataaaagcgaTTACAACGTGGGACTTATATATGAGATttctaaattaatttcttcattGGTCTTCGTGACATTCCCTGTAACTTTTCCAATAAATTATTAAGATATTgcatcaatattttttttccccttctttttgtcctttttttcaGCATTAATGTACCACTGTGGATGACTTTATTATCGTATGGTTATGAATATCGAGATATTGAATCTGaagatattattatatgtatgaAGAAGAAATAAGGGCGGAGATAGAGGAAAGGAAGATACGTCGATGTTCTTATCCGATTTCCTTTGCTTTGAAGGAGAAAGttcaaagttttttttttttttggctcgaCCAAAGGAATATTGGACTCTCAAAGAAGATCCATTCCAAGATTACGTCCATACACGATCTCTTATTCGAGTCTTTAAAGTGAATCATTATTGCCACATAATTACTACATCATTTGGATATACActcaacaaaaagaaatactCAGTATCTCAATTATCGtctcaatttttaaatttcttcatGAGTCCACatgcatacccaaaaaaaaaaaaaaaaaaagcccacAGCACCTTTTTCAAAGAGCCAAACGGCTcttctgaaaataaataaataaataaataaaaatcaggGGTCCTAGCGCGGGGTCTCAGAGTCTCCCTCGGCTCCATGTCAGCGTTAGAGACGCCCCAGAGACGCTCATATCAATAGTATATTTGCACTACCTTCCATCAATCAATCCCTGTCAACACCCGAATTCCTCTTTACCACCATTGAAATTTGATCACTACAGTCTCAATCTTATAAATAGCTAGGATATATACCGTGCGACACTCATAAGTCCGTTAGATGATAATATCTCTTATCTATTTTAAAGGTTAGATATTTCTGTTCCAGGCCATGGTGATGTATCCTAATCCGAGAGCAATCCTAGACGACTCCTTGAACACATTATCGTATCAGCATACTACAAGGTCAAAACAAAACAGCCATATACCGAGGCTGCTTTCCTTACGTTCTATAGTTGCAACTGATGATTGTGTATCCTATGTATGATAGAGGGCAGTCAGTCAGGACTCTGACCCAGAACAGTAACCCACGAGCAGACACGCACCAACTTGTACATAACCAGAGCAGCTAGCTCCAAATCTGAACTAACGGAGTTGAGCATGATTTCTCATTTACAAATGCATAACAGTTAGATTGCCGGCCTGAACATAAGAGTTTCAAACTCGACCGAGTGAAGATCCAATCGATTGCAAAGATGTCTAAAGTGTCACTTCTGTCTTCTCTGAGCTTTCCACTGGTTGAGATTGTGGGTCTGAAGCTGCAGGCTGCTCTCCGGCAGAAACGCGGGGACCGGAAGGTTTATTCAACTGAACTATGATCATGGTCATGTTGTCACATCCTTCGCCACCAGCAGTCGGTGCCAAGCATCTCTCAAAAACTCTCTCACAGACTGCTGAAAGTTTAGTTTCCTGCAGAAGTAGTTGCCGTTTGACATCATTATGATGAGCCACGCagactatatattatatgattttctttttgcatATTTCCAGGAGGGAGTTGAAGAGAAACGTACAGTCTTTAAGTGTCCCGCAACGAAATCCACCAGTTGTTGGCTTGACATGCAGTCCCTGGTGTCAAAGAATATCAGCAGGTCCAAGATGCACGGTTTTAGAATATGGAACCACAAATAGCATCCATTATTATTCCATTATAGGTTTTCTATTTGATTAAAGCATTGTAGTCACTCTCAGTTTTCAAAACCACCTCATCTTTTCAGTAAGCGCAAAGTTCACAGTACAATACCTCCATTTCCTTACAGACCTTACTGGAAAATAAAACATTGTTCCCCAAAATCTcaacaaaatagaaaatcaaTACCcctaaagaaataaaaataaaatgaagaaTAGATAAAATACCATATGCCATCACATGCTAGAACAAGGAACTCATCATCATCGCAGAGCTCAACCTACTCAAGGGGAAGAAAGACAAGCAattagaaaaacaataaaccaGCGGCAATTCCTCAGGTGACACCAATAAGCGAAGTTAATTTATGTATAAATTGGTATATGCTAATACTGTATCTTTCTAAAATCCAAATCAAAGGAGAAATTGCATACCATGTTCACATCGGGATTTGCAGTTACAATCTGTTTTTCAGCAGGTAACGACTCGTTCTGCTTGAACTCAGCATCTCCTGCAGTAAGCAGATGTCAAAACCAGAACAAGGaatgaaaaagagagagagagagatttttaAAGTACCAATAGCTCTTGCCAGATTTAAGCTTCCATTAACCCGCCCAACTTGAATGAAACCACCAGCTTTCAGAATTCTATCCCGCTCCACCTCAAGTTCAGGCTTGTGATCTTTAGATAAATCAAATGCCTACCAAAAAATAGAAGCATGGGTGAAGCAGCAAATAAATGCTTTAATTAATAGGTCAATTTCAACTTACCCCTATAGCATAAATGCAATTTCTAAAATTCTCCCCCTAGTTTTAAATTACTTCAATTTTATCCCCCGAAGTTAGTGCAATTTTTCGGATATGGAAACTCTTTTACTGTAGAAAATTGACTCCTTGACAGTTGAGCATCTACACCTTGATATGTCATATATAtgcttctcctttttcttccccTCATTTACTCTTTTCAGTTGGTGCCAGGATTGTACATATAGCATATCCCAGAATAAGTTTGGACATTAATCAGGATTAATTTCAGTTTGTCCCCTACAACTTCAGGCCGATcaaagtgttttttttttggggggggggggggataaGTGGAGTTCTTCATTCGCTTCAAATCAATATTTACAAGAGAgtccacatatccaaagtacaATGATCCCGAATTTAAGCTGTATATGAGGTATCAAAATCTGTCTCAGTTAGCTTCAAACACTAGCACTGTCATATATTCAATGGAagtatatcatttcacaatctCATGACATTGAAAGGGAGGTGTAATCAGAAAATTGGCAAAAACTAAAGCACAAGGCTCCGCAGTACTGAAGAAGTCAGGTCTTTCTTTGCCGatgttttcttctttataaagatgaagaagacggaaaaagatcattttttcttattgaAATGCCATAATTTAGAGGTTACGGGCCCTTCCAGCTTTAGTGTTGACAAGTACCAAATGCACCATCACTTAAACTCAGATGACTGGCACATAACATAATCTCAATCCAAAACTCTGGGGAACATGGCAGCTAGGTTATCACTGAAACAGAATGCATCTTGCCACAAGGGACAGGCAAATTACTTGTAACTTGGGTGAAGGCCTTCAACAAGTCATGCATCATAAGAAGAGAATTACCTGACCCTTCCTAGATATCACGCACCGAGAATCACCTGCATTAGCTACAATCAGTTGCCTGTTGCGAATTATTGCAACACAAGCTGTGCTGCCACAAGTTGGTCCTTGAAAGTCAGAGTGAGGGCCCTAATTCAACATTGAAATTCTTCATGTCAGGAAGATAAGAAAGTACAAAAAACAAAactaaaatacaataaaacaGAATAAAATAGAAACAAGTTATAGAATGGTTGGTTCCTAAAAACACATAGCAGCTTGTATGAATATGGCTGAGGTTCACTTAGGGGGAGAAAAAGGACTCGCTACATCAGTACCTCTTCCAAGTGCCAATCACTAGTCTGAACATGGGCCTCACCACTTCTAGGAGACCATATAAGTCCTTCAATCATCCCAGAGaacttctcaattttatctccTAATATGGCTAATTCTCTCCATCCTCTTTGTCCACGCATCATTTCATCCATACTGATAAGAAATGAACATTGACATAGCTTGAGCATGAAATCTGGTGCAAAGTGGGGAAAGAAAAACCAATCGTAGCCAGGCAGGAT contains these protein-coding regions:
- the LOC116191956 gene encoding probable protein phosphatase 2C 60 yields the protein MGIYLSSPKTDKVSEDGENGRLRYGLSSMQGWRATMEDAHAAYPDLDDSTSFFGVYDGHGGKAVAKFCAKYLHQQVLKHQAYAAGDLSTSVQKAFLRMDEMMRGQRGWRELAILGDKIEKFSGMIEGLIWSPRSGEAHVQTSDWHLEEGPHSDFQGPTCGSTACVAIIRNRQLIVANAGDSRCVISRKGQAFDLSKDHKPELEVERDRILKAGGFIQVGRVNGSLNLARAIGDAEFKQNESLPAEKQIVTANPDVNMVELCDDDEFLVLACDGIWDCMSSQQLVDFVAGHLKTETKLSAVCERVFERCLAPTAGGEGCDNMTMIIVQLNKPSGPRVSAGEQPAASDPQSQPVESSEKTEVTL